AAGTCAACTTTAGCTGACAGGTTTTTAGAATTGACCGGAACCGTTCCTCAAAACAAAATGAAGGAGCAGTTTTTAGATATGATGGATTTGGAAAGGGAAAAGGGGATTACCATTAAAATGCAGCCCGTTCGCATGAGCTACACCTTTCGGCCAGAGGCCGACCAGTCTCTGGCTGGGAATTCTGCGCCATATACCCTAAACTTAATTGATACGCCCGGGCACGTGGATTTTTCTTATGAAGTTTCCCGGTCAATGGCTGCGGTTGAAGGAGCGATTTTATTGGTTGACGCCACAAAAGGAATTCAAGCTCAAACATTGGCCAATCTTGATCTGGCGAGGAAACAGAATATAACCATTATTCCGGTTATTAATAAAATTGACTCTCCTTTGGCTAAGGTTGAAGAAACAAAATTAGAACTGGCTGACCTTTTAAAAATATCGCAGGAAGATATTCTTTCCATTTCAGCCAAGAAAGGTATGGGAGTAAAAGAGCTTTTGGAAACGGTTATCAGAAAAATTCCTCCTCCGTTGCAAAGTGATGTAAATAAGCCCTTGAGAGCTTTGATTTTTGACTCCAAGTACGATTCATTCAAGGGAGTTTTTGTTTATGTAAAAATTGTTGACGGAACGGTTAAGGTAGACGATAAGATTTTTTTAATGCAGGCCGAGGCGGAGGGCAAAGTTAAAGAAGTGGGATTTCTTAAGCCGGAAATGACGCCGTGCCAGGAATTAAAAGCCGGAGAAATCGGTTACATCGCCACGGGCGTCAAAGATATTGATAAAGTGAGGGTCGGAGAAACAATTACCGGTTTTGAATTTTCTCTTCCCAACGCTCCGGTGAAGGTAGAGCCTTTGCATGGTTATAAGGAAGTCAGTCCGATGGTTTTCGCTTCAGTTTACCCTGAAAATCCCGATGATTTTGAAAATTTGAAATTTTCTCTTTCAAAATTAAAATTGAACGACGCTTCTTTTATTTTTGAGTTGGAGAAAAAAGAAGGGCTGGGAAGGGGATTTCGTTGCGGTTTTTTGGGCTCTTTGCACGCTGAAATAATTTGCGAAAGGCTTTTCAGGGAATTTGGATTAAAATTGGTGATTTCCACTCCGTCAGTTGTTTATAAAATCATAAAAAATGATGATAAGGAGCTTTTAATTTTTTCTCCTAGCGATTGGCCGGAGTCGACAACCATAAAAGAAACGGATGAGCCTTGGGTTATGCTGGAAGTAATGACTCCGTCTAATTATGTCGGCCAAGTTTTTGAGGTTCTGGAAACTTTGGAAGGAAGACAAATAACATCTGATTATATCGGCAAGGATAAGGTTATTTTGAAATACGAAGTTCCGTTAAGGAAAATTATCGCCGGATTTTATGACAGTCTGAAGGGAGCGACTCAAGGATACGCCTCAATGAATTATGCGCTGATGGGCTACAGGAAAGGGGATTTGGTAAAGCTGGATATTTTGGTTGCCGGCGCCAAAGAAGATGTTTTCACGAAAATTGTTTCAGGAAAAGAAGCTGAAAGAGAAGGAAGGAAAATAATATTAAAATTGAAGGAAATAATGCCCCCCCAACTTTTCGCCGTTTCTTTGCAGGCTGTGATTTCCGGGAAAATCATCGCCAGAGAGAATATCAGCTCCAGAGGCAAAGATGTCATCGCTCCTTTGTATGGCGGAGATTATTCAAGGAAAAAAAAGTTACTGGAAAAGCAGAAGAAAGGGAAGAAAGAATTAAAAGCCAAGGGACAAGTAAGGATCCCGTCAGATGTATACCTGAAGATATTTAGAGCTTAGCGGTTAAAAGCAGGAGCAACGGTGAAAACGACCATGC
This genomic window from Candidatus Nealsonbacteria bacterium CG07_land_8_20_14_0_80_39_13 contains:
- a CDS encoding elongation factor 4 — its product is MADLNNIRNFSIIAHIDHGKSTLADRFLELTGTVPQNKMKEQFLDMMDLEREKGITIKMQPVRMSYTFRPEADQSLAGNSAPYTLNLIDTPGHVDFSYEVSRSMAAVEGAILLVDATKGIQAQTLANLDLARKQNITIIPVINKIDSPLAKVEETKLELADLLKISQEDILSISAKKGMGVKELLETVIRKIPPPLQSDVNKPLRALIFDSKYDSFKGVFVYVKIVDGTVKVDDKIFLMQAEAEGKVKEVGFLKPEMTPCQELKAGEIGYIATGVKDIDKVRVGETITGFEFSLPNAPVKVEPLHGYKEVSPMVFASVYPENPDDFENLKFSLSKLKLNDASFIFELEKKEGLGRGFRCGFLGSLHAEIICERLFREFGLKLVISTPSVVYKIIKNDDKELLIFSPSDWPESTTIKETDEPWVMLEVMTPSNYVGQVFEVLETLEGRQITSDYIGKDKVILKYEVPLRKIIAGFYDSLKGATQGYASMNYALMGYRKGDLVKLDILVAGAKEDVFTKIVSGKEAEREGRKIILKLKEIMPPQLFAVSLQAVISGKIIARENISSRGKDVIAPLYGGDYSRKKKLLEKQKKGKKELKAKGQVRIPSDVYLKIFRA